The Polaromonas sp. SP1 DNA window ACATCGCCACCCAATAGTTGCCCTGAATATCCACCGCCGCACCGTCGGGCCGCCCGCCGTAGCCGGGCATGCCGAACTGCCAGCCCGCGGGCTTGCCGGGCCACTGGTGGAACACGCGGCGGTTTGTCATGGCGTTGCTGTCAGGGTCCCAGTTCCAGGCGTTCGTGGTGTGTGTGGGCGTGTCGGTCCAGTACACCGTGGCCGCGTCGGGCGACCAGGCCAGGCCGTTGGCGATGATGGCATCGCCCGCCTTGCGCTCCACCACCGGTGCAAGGCTGCTGCGGCAGTCGATGGAAAACAGCTCGGCGAGGGATTTGTCGCGCGGCTCGTACATGGTGCCGGCCCAGAAGCGCCCGACGGGATCGGCCTTGCCGTCGTTAAAGCGGGTGGTGGCCGTGTCGTGGCCGGCTTTCATCAGGGGCTGCAGCTCGGCGCCCCACTCGCGGGCGCGGTAAATGCCGTCGCGCAGCGCAATCACCAGCCCGCTACTGTCGCTGCCCGTGCGTGCCGGCGCAATGCTGCCGGGCTCGGACGGCATGGCCCAGCTGTCGACCGTGCCCATGAAGACGTTGCAGCGGTGGACCTGCTTGCCCGGAATGTCGACCCAGTAGAGCATGTTCTCGTCGGGATGCCAGAACGGCGACTCGCCGAGTTCGCTGGGCTGGGAGACAACGGTTTGCCAGGTCATGGAGCTTCCTTGGGATGCTGTGTGGATCAGCGCCCAAGGTTAGCACCGGCAGCCGCCCGGCGCATCTGTATGCTCGTTTGCTATTTTTTTGATAGCTACAAGTCCATGCAGGAATTGGGCTGGAGGCCTTTTTTACTTATAACTTGGCTACGGTGTGACGGTGAACGTGCGGGTGACCTGCA harbors:
- a CDS encoding SMP-30/gluconolactonase/LRE family protein; translation: MTWQTVVSQPSELGESPFWHPDENMLYWVDIPGKQVHRCNVFMGTVDSWAMPSEPGSIAPARTGSDSSGLVIALRDGIYRAREWGAELQPLMKAGHDTATTRFNDGKADPVGRFWAGTMYEPRDKSLAELFSIDCRSSLAPVVERKAGDAIIANGLAWSPDAATVYWTDTPTHTTNAWNWDPDSNAMTNRRVFHQWPGKPAGWQFGMPGYGGRPDGAAVDIQGNYWVAMFEGGRLLKLSPAGELLADIPVPALCPTMPCFGGDDLKTLYITTARYNRPAGELAAYPESGCVFSMQVDVPGLPVNFFID